In Oncorhynchus clarkii lewisi isolate Uvic-CL-2024 unplaced genomic scaffold, UVic_Ocla_1.0 unplaced_contig_5541_pilon_pilon, whole genome shotgun sequence, the DNA window ttgggCTGGAGCAGTAGTGTTGGCCATCTCTCTCCTTTAGTTCCTGGACCAGCATCACTTCTATCTGGCTCTGGACaaccatctcactgtctctcctctcctttagttcCTGGACCAGCATCACTTCTACCTGGCTCTGGACaaccatctcactgtctctcctctcctttagttcCTGGACCAGCATCACTTCTACCTGGCTCTGGACaaccatctcactgtctctcctctcctttagttcTTGGACCAGCATCACTTCTACCTGACTCTGGACaaccatctcactgtctctcctctcctttagttcCTGGACCAGCATCACTTCTACCTGGCTCTGGACaaccatctcactgtctctcctctcctttagttcCTGGACCAGCATCACTTCTACCTGGCTCTGGACaaccatctcactgtctctcctctcctttagttcCTGGACCAGCATCACTTCTACCTGACTCTGGACaaccatctcactgtctctcctctcctttagttcCTGGACCAGCATCACTTCTACCTGGCTCTGGACaaccatctcactgtctctcctctcctttagttcCTGGACCAGCATCACTTCTACCTGGCTCTGGACaaccatctcactgtctctcctctcctttagttcTTGGACCAGCATCACTTCTACCTGGCTCTGGACaaccatctcactgtctctcctctcctttagttcCTGGACCAGCATCACTTCTACCTGGCTCTGGACaaccatctcactgtctctcctctcctttagttcCTGGACCAGCATCACTTCTACCTGACTCTGGACaaccatctcactgtctctcctctcctttagttcCTGGACCAGCATCACTTCTACCTGGCTCTGGACaaccatctcactgtctctcctctcctttagttcCTGGACCAGCATCACTTCTACCTGGCTCTGGACaaccatctcactgtctctcctctcctttagttcCTGGACCAGCATCACTTCTACCTGACTCTGGACaaccatctcactgtctctcctctcctttagttcCTGGATCAGCATCACTTCTACCTGGCTCTGGACaaccatctcactgtctctcctctcctttagttcCTGGACCAGCATCACTTCTACCTGGCTCTGGACaaccatctcactgtctctcctctcctttagttcCTGGACCAGCATCACTTCTACCTGGCTCTGGACAACCAGATGATAGTGGAGATGCTAAGGACGGAGCTgtcctatctctcctcctcctggaggATGACCGGACGCCCTACCCTGACCTTCCCCATCACACACAGCATGCTGGGTAAATACCTTCCCCGTCACGCACAGCATGCTGGGTAAATACCTTCCCCGTCACACACAGCATGCTGGATAAATACCCTCCCCTTCCCCGTCACACACAGCATGCTGGGTAAATAACTACACCTTCCCCATCACACACAGAATGCTGGGTAAATACCCTCCCCTCCCCGTCACACACAGCATGCTGAGTAAATAACTACACCTTCCCCATAACACACAGAATGCTGGGTAAATACCCTCCCCTCCCCGTCACACACAGCATGCTGGGTAAATAACTACACCTTCCCCATCACACACAGAATGCTGGGTAAATACCCTCCCCTCCCCGTCACACACAGCATGCTGAGTAAATAACTACAGCTTCCCCATCACACACAGAATGCTGGGTAAATACCCCTCCCATTCCCCATCACACACAGCATGCTGGGTAAATAACTACACCTTCCCCATCACACACAGAATGCTGGGTAAATACCCCTCCCATTCCCCTTCACACACAGCATGCTGGGTAATCattctgtgtttgtgtgacttCTGGactaaacatttatttaaatggGAATTCAAggattaatctgtgtccaggaaactgaCTCTTGCTGGGAAACTACATTCTGTATGGGACAAACAAGGTTTATTGATTGGTTGGTTAATTGATCACGTTTCCCTTGTTGTTCCCAGTGGATGATGGTGAGAGCATCGACCCGTGTGTTCTGTCCACTCTGAGGAAGCTGAACGATGGATACTTCGGAGGGGCAAGGTCAGACTGACTCTCTTCCATTTCTAAGGTCACTCATCTTAAGAGAGATCTCTGGATATTTACACAAGGAAATGCTAGGCTCCACTATTTATGTCACTACATCACCTGGTTGTGAAAGTTCCAGTGATGTCCTATTTGGTTCCATTCCatcttgtgtgtttttttgcaggGTTCAGATGGCAAACATCTCCAGCTTCCAGACTACCTCGTTCCACACAGAGCTCAGCTTCCTCGACGGAGACACCGATGACGACCTGCTGGagaatgaagaagaggaggaagacgaaGAAGAAAGTTATGTCCCCTCAGGTATGTCAGCCgtggtgtgctgtgtgtgtttatgtctgtataGGTCAttggtgtgctgtgtgtgtttatgtctgtataGGTCAttggtgtgctgtgtgtgtttatgtctgtataGGTCAttggtgtgctgtgtgtgtttatgtctgtataggtcattggtgtgtgtttgtatttgtgtttgCGTGTTTGTGCTTGCGGTATGTAATATCATATTGCTGAGTCTACATTTAACTCCCGCCCCCCTCCAGGCAGCTCCAAGGACATGTTTGTGCTTGCGGTATGTAATATCATATTGCTGAGTCTACATTTAACTCCCGCCCCCCTCCAGGCAGCTCCAGGGACATGTTTGACCACTACCTCAGCCAGCTGATGCAGAGCACAGCCACCAAGTGTCATCTCCCTCCCATCCAGAGGGGGCAGCACCACGTGTTTAGTGCTGAACACACCACCAGAGACATCCTCTCCTTCATGGCCCAGGTCCAAGGCCTCAACATGCCCAGTAAGTTATCATCacatttactgtttgtttattcaccaagtgttaggtttagggttatgtatggggactctgtaggtttctactgtatggactctgtaggtttctactgtatgggtgggactctgtaggtttctactgtatgtatgggactctgtaggtttctactgtatgggactctaggtttctactgtatgggactctgtaggtttctactgtatgggactctgtaggtttctactgtatgggtgggactctgtaggtttctactgtatgtatgggactctgtaggtttctactgtatgggactctaggtttctactgtatgggactctgtaggtttctactgtatgggactctgtaggtttctactgtatgggactctgtaggtttctactgtatgggactctgtaggtgtctactgtatggttgggactgtaggtttctactgtatggttgggactctgtaggtttctactgtatgggtgggactctgtaggtttctactgtatgggactctgtaggtttctactgtatgtatgggactctgtaggtttctactgtatgggtgggactctgtaggtttctactgtatgggactctgtaggtttctactgtatgtatgggactctgtaggtttctactgtatgggactctgtaggtttctactgtatgggactctgtaggtttctactgtatggttgggactctgtaggtttctactgtatgggactctgtaggtttctactgtatgtatgggacTCTgcaggtttctactgtatgggactctgtaggtttctactgtatgggactctgtaggtttctactgtatggttgggactctgtaggtttctacactctgtaggtttctactgtatggtactctgtagatatgtggtagtagataTGTTGGAGTAGAGttggggcctgagggcacacacttaatctgttgtgaaatctgttgtgaaatctgtttgtattgtaatgttttaactGCCTTAATTTAGTTGGACCCCAGAaacagtagctgctgccttggcaggaagtaatggggatccataataaatacagatactgtatggtGAGTGTTGTTTCTTCCAGAGGCCTCCATGTATCTTCCCATGACTCCCATCATGAACAAGCACCGTAAATCCCTCAACCTACTGCACGTGTCCCAGCTCACACCGCTCcatccacaccaccacacaccacatcaacaacagcccaaGGTCAGTTAGTCTACGCCAACAACAGACTCCAGTACTGTCTTTCTGGTGCATCTGTGTGTTTGGGTcctctaatgtgtgtgtgtgtgtgtgtgcatgcgcacatgtgtgtatttgtgtgtgtctgtgtatctttGCTCTCAGGCCCCCAGTATTGCAGACCTCCACCTGCCGCGAGACTCCCAGGGTAACACAGACTTTGGGTCTCTGGTGAGACAGTTGAAGGAGTGTCCCACACTGCAGGACCAGGCAGACATACTATATATCCTCTGCGTGATGAAAGGTACTGGTTTAGATCAGGGGTGGGCAAACTGTAAACGTctattatcatttctacacactCTCTATTTAGTTGTAGGTGTTCAATGTGGCCTggagtttttaatttttttttacacaaaataatatttttcaatttttttttgttttactccaACCTCCTGCAGGTCAGATCAAATGGGCCATATTTCTCCCACCCCTGGATTAGATGGTGCATGTGTCGGGTGGAATTGAATCTTTGAATTGAATCAAATTTAATTGAATTCTCTACATGTTTAGGTTTGAATTACACTGAATTGACTCCTCAGATTGAATTGAACTGAATGATTTGTAATTCTCTCTAACCTGAAAGGTGCTGATTGGCTGGTGGACGTGGGGGGTCAGGGCGGGGTCAGTGTGAGGTGTCTGCTGGAGGAGCTGTATGCCCAGGCCGGGGCCAACAAGGAGTGGGGTCTGATCAGATACATCTCTGGTATCCTGAGGAAGAGAGTGGAGGTGCTGGCTGAGGCCTGTACAGATCTCATCTCCCACCACAAGCAGCTGACAGTGGGGTTACCACCGGAGCCCAGGGAGAAAGTCATCTCAGCGCCTCTTCCTCCAGAAGAACTCAACTCTCTGATCTATGAGGCCAGTGGGCAGGACATCAGCATCGCTGTGCTCACTCAGGTACAACACATTATAACTGGGATTATATAAGATGCTTACAGATGCCATTTCCGTCCAAATTCTCTGCCCGACGCGAGTCTAGCTCGACACGTCAAAGCAAACTTTGGTCCGTTTTGTAACAAGTCTCTGCGATGAAGGGAAAGTAACGACTGCTGTATTGTGATAATGCAGGAGATCATGGTGTACCTGGCCATGTACGTCCGCTCCCAGCCGGCTCTGTTTGGGGACATGCTGCGTCTCCGAATCGGACTCATCATGCAGGTGATGGCTACAGAGCTGGCCCGCAGTCTACactgctcaggtagggttcagtctacactgctcaggtagggttcagtctatactgctcaggtagggttcagtctacactgctcaggtagggttcagtctatactgctcaggaagggttcagtctacactgctcaggtagggttcagtctacactgctcaggtagggttcagtctatactgctcaggtagggttcagtctacactgctcaggtagggttcagtctatactgctcaggtagggttcagtctacactgctcaggtagggttcagtctatactgctcaggaagggttcagtctacactgctcaggtagggttcagtctacactgctcaggtagggttcagtctatactgctcaggtagggttcagtctgcactgctcaggtagggttcagtctacactgctcatgtagggttcagtctacactgctcaggtagggttcagtctatactgctcaggtagggttcagtctacactgctcaggtagggttcagtctatactgctcaggaagggttcagtctacactgctcaggtagggttcagtctacactgctcaggtagggttcagtctatactgctcaggtagggttcagtctgcactgctcaggtagggttcagtctacactgctcaggtagggttcagtctacactgctcaggtagggttcagtctatactgctcaggtagggttcagtctacactgctcaggtagggttcagtctacactgctcaggtagggttcagtctacactgctcaggtagggttcagtctacattgctcaggtagggttcagtctacactgctcaggtagggttcagtctgcactgctcaggtagggttcagtctacactgctcaggtagggttcagtctacactgctcaggtagggttcagtctacactgctcaggtagggttcaGTCTATACTGCTCAGGTGGGGTTCAGTCTACactgctcaggtagggttcagtctacactgctcaggtagggttcaGTACCATTCTTAGAATGGTAGAATAATCAGCTGTGTTCTAAAGGCCTCAGTAGACTCACCATCTGAATAGGGCTCTGGTAGTTCTTTCAGGTAGACCTGGTTAGCAGACTGGTTAGTAGTAACACTACTGTATCTGGATGTTGAGCTGAATGGCCTTTTAGTGTGGAAGTGCCTGGGGAGTTTTTACAGAGTCTCTCTACTAAGCGTTACaggcgtctctctctctgtcctctgcagGGGAGGAGGCCTCTGAGAGCCTGATGAACTTGAGTCCGTCAGACATGAAGAACCTGCTACACCACATCCTCAGTGGGAAGGAGTTTGGGGTGGAGAGGAGCAGTGAGTCTTTcccaatcccaaatcaacccctagccccgacccctacatagacccctagccccgacccctacatagccccctagccccgacccctacatagaccACTACATAGACCCCTAGCCGCTAaccctacatagacccctagccccgacccctacatagacccctagccccgacccctacatagacccctagcccgacccctacatagacccctagcaccgacccctacatagacccctagccccgacccctacatagacccctagccccgacccctacatagacccctaaccccaacccctagccccgacccctaccgagacccctacatagaccccgacccctagccccgacccctacatagacccctacatagacccctagccccgacccctacatagacccctagctccgacccctacatagacccctacatagacccctagccccgacccctacatagaccccgacccctagccccgacccctacatagactcctacatagacccctacatagacccctagccccgacccctacatagacccctacatAGACCACTACATAGACCCCTAGCCCGACAACTACACAGACCTTTAGCcccgacccctacatagacccctagccccgacccctacatagacccctagctccgacccctacatagacccctacatagacccctagccccgacccctacatagaccccgACCCCTACTTAGACTcctacatagacccctacatagactcctacatagacccctacatagacccctagccccgacccctacatagacccctacatagacccctagccccgacccctacatagacccctacatagaccactacatagacccctagccccgacaactacacagacctctagccccgacccctacatagacccctagccccgacccctacatagccccctacatagacccctacatagacccctacatagacccctacatagacccctacatAGCCCCCTAGGCCCGAaccctacatagacccctacatAGCCCCCTAGGCCTGACCACTACATAGCCACCTGGCCCCAACCCCTACATAGCCAGCATTAGTAGTTTCTACAGTATTAATACATTTCCCGATTCTTCTCAAATCTTTGCAGGTGTACTGGTATCTTTGCAGGTGTACTGGTATCTTTGCAGGTGTACTGGTATCTTTGCAGGTGTACTGGTATTTTTGCAGGTGTACTGGTATCTTTGCAGGTGTACTTTGCAGGTGTACTGGTATCTTTGCAGGTGTACTGGTATCTTTGCAGGTGTACTGGTATCTTTGCAGGTGTACTGGTATCTTTGCAGGTGTACTGGTATCTTTGCAGGTGTACTGGTATCTTTGCAGGTGTACTGGTATCTTTGCAGGTGTACTGGTATCTTTGCAGGTGTACTGGTATCTTTGCAGGTGTACTGGTATCTTTGCAGGTGTACTGGTATCTTTGCAGGTGTACTGGTATCTTTGCAGGTGTACTGGTATCTTTGCAGGTGTACTGGTATCTTTGCAGGTGTAGTACTATTCTATTGAATCAAATGAATTGTtgtgtctgtctccctttctcctgtGTCAGTGCGTCCTATGCAGTCCTCGGCCACCAGCCCGTCTGTCTCCATCCATGAGCTGGGTCACACTGGGGCCACTAAGACGGAGCGCACCGGCATCCGCAAGCTGAAGCGTGAGATCAAACAGGTATGGTCACGTCAGCTGACTATTGCATGTCATGGAGAATATCTTCatcaggggtctccaacaggtccATCACAAGCTACCAGTATCTCCCAGTCTACCCATGAGTAGCTCGCCAAACTATTCTGaaaaagcatttatttttcacgTGTTCTACCGTAAACTGTCATAAACAAATCTCACTAGTATTAGACAAGTCACGCTCCCGGCTACTATCCAATCAAATCCACATTGACATTCAACCACCCCTGGTTAGCCACAACTGGCTGAAAGCCAAACGGAACACAATATCTGACATTTCCAACAATATTGCCCCTTTTGTGTCTGTGGGGTGTGGGCTTTTGTAGCCAGTTAGGGATCATAATAACTGTCTTCTGAGTAGACAGAATGACATTCCCCCAAGAAAACAGAATTTGGGAACATACAAAGACTGCCTATTTGAAAGCTAGGAAAAAATGTATGTGTATCTTGTGAAATGTTTCATAATTTAAaagtagctctcatgctagaaaaggttggagacccctgattTCCTTTGACCTATCATCTAATCTaaaggttagtatagacctaatcctctataatataatctacaggttagtatagacctaatgctctataatataatctacaggttagtatagacctaatcctctataatataatctacaggttagtatagacctaatcctctataatataatctacaggttagtatagacctaatcctctataatataatctacaggttagtatagacctaatcctctataatataatctacaggttagtatagacctaatcctctataatataatctacaggttagtatagacctaatgctctataatataatctacaggttagtatagacctaatgctcTAATTTAATCTACAgattagtatagacctaatgctcTAATTTAATCTACAgattagtatagacctaatgctcTAATTTAATCTACAgattagtatagacctaatcctctataatataatctacagattagtatagacctaatgctcTAATTTAATCTACAgattagtatagacctaatgctctataatataatctacaggttagtatagacctaatcctctataatataatctacaggttagtatagacctaatcctctataatataatatacaggttagtatagacctaatgctctataatataatctacaggttagtatagacctaatgctctataatataatctacaggttagtatagacctaatcctctataatataatctacaggttagtatagacctaatcctctataatataatctacaggttagtatagacctaatgctctataatataatctacaggttagtatagacctaatcctctataatataatctacaggttagtatagacctaatgctctataatataatctacaggttagtatagacctaatcctctataatataatctacaggttagtatagacctaatgctctataatataatctacaggttagtatagacctaatcctctataatataatctacaggttagtatagacctaatgctctataatataatctacaggttagtatagacctaatcctctataatataatctacaggttagtatagacctaatcctctataatataatctacaggctagtatagacctaatcctctataatataatctacaggttagtatagacctaatcctctataatataatctacaggttagtatagacctaatcctctataatttAATCTACAGGctagtatagacctaatgctctataatataatctacaggttagtatagacctaatgctctataatataatctacaggctagtatagacctaatcctctataatataatctacaggttagtatagacctaatcctctataatataatctacaggttagtatagacctaatgctctataatataatctacaggctagtatagacctaatgctctataatataatctacaggttagtatagacctaatcctctataatataatctacaggttagtatagacctaatcctctataatataatctacaggttagtataggcCTAATGCTCTTTCTGTATGTTTGATTCTAGTTAGAAGACATGACGACAGAATGCTCTTTGTCTATAGtagtaatgttgtaatgttgtatGGTTCTGATTGCAGTTGGATGACTCGTCTCGTTCGATCAGCGTGGGTTGAGTTTGTTAGTTAATAGTCATATTGCCTCATCAGCTCTAATCTCCACAGCTAGACCATAATGAAACCAACCATCATAACATGACATGAAGCCACCAGCTGAAAGCCCATTCATACCAGCTGTACTAGAATACAGTCAGTAGTGCCTTACCTCATGCTGAGCTGCTGATCATGTTTGCCTGTTTTCTAGCCCACATCTTTAACGGTGTCTGATGTTTGATCATAATCTAAACTGTATTTACAAGGTGTGAGTTTGACTTTCCTTCACGCCGTCATCCCCTccttctgtgtctctccctcgACGACAACATGACGTCTTCTCCGTGTTGATCCTTTCCAGATGAGTAACAGTGGCTATTCCATCAGCAGCAACGTCACCTCTCCCCGTTCCACGGTAAACCATGAACCATGTCTCCCTCATTGTCCCATGTTCACTAGACCACGCAGACGAGGTTCACTCTGAACGGTTGTCTTTCTTCGTTACATTGCCTTATGCTTGCTGTACTAACATGCTGGTGTCGTCATGGTAACATGTACTGGCCTGTAGCATGCTGGTGTCATCATGGTAACATTTACTGGCCTGTAGCATGCTGGTGTCATCATGGTAACATTTACTGGCCTGTAGCATGCTGGTGTCATCATGGTAACATTTACTGGCCTGTAGCATGCCGGTGTCGTCATGGAACATGTACTGGCCTGTAGCATGCTGGTGTCGTCATGGTAACATTTACTGGCCTGTAGCATGCCGGTGTCGTCATGGAACATGTACTGGCCTGTAGCATGCTGGTGTCGTCATGGTAACATTTACTGGCCTGTAGCATGCCGGTGTCGTCATGGAACATGTACTGGCCTGTAGCATGCTGGTGTCATCATGGTAACATTTACTGGCCTGTAGCATGCTGGTGTCATCATGGTAACATGTACTGGCCTGTAGCATGCTGGTGTCGTCATGGTAACATGTACTGGCCTGTAgcatgttggcccatgttgactcctaccctttgggtggtggaccattcttgatacacacaggaaactgttgagcgtgaaacacacagcagcgttgcagttctttacacaaaccggtgtgcctggcacctactaccataccccgttcaaaggcacttaaatcttttgtcttgcccattcaccctctgaatggcacacatacacaatccatgtctcaaggcaaaaacatccttctttaacctgtctcctcccgttcatctatactgatttgaagtggatttaacaagttacatcaacaagggatcatggctttgacctgaattcacctggtcagtctatgtatgtgtgtgtgtgtg includes these proteins:
- the LOC139401022 gene encoding phosphorylase b kinase regulatory subunit alpha, liver isoform-like, whose amino-acid sequence is DPSRLHYDPAELKLFENIECEWPVFWTYLILDGIFSGDLVQVQEYRDALEEVLIRGKPGIRLMPELYAVPPEKMEEEYGNPHSVDRVAMGQLPHMWGQSLYIVSSLLAEGFLAPGEIDPLNRRFSTNFKPDVVVQVCVLAESKEIQELLKNDEIEVQTIAEVQPIRVMPARILSHVYVKLGNCKKLNLSGRPYRHIGVLGTSKFYEIRNRTYTFTPQFLDQHHFYLALDNQMIVEMLRTELSYLSSSWRMTGRPTLTFPITHSMLVDDGESIDPCVLSTLRKLNDGYFGGARVQMANISSFQTTSFHTELSFLDGDTDDDLLENEEEEEDEEESYVPSGSSRDMFDHYLSQLMQSTATKCHLPPIQRGQHHVFSAEHTTRDILSFMAQVQGLNMPKASMYLPMTPIMNKHRKSLNLLHVSQLTPLHPHHHTPHQQQPKAPSIADLHLPRDSQGNTDFGSLVRQLKECPTLQDQADILYILCVMKGADWLVDVGGQGGVSVRCLLEELYAQAGANKEWGLIRYISGILRKRVEVLAEACTDLISHHKQLTVGLPPEPREKVISAPLPPEELNSLIYEASGQDISIAVLTQEIMVYLAMYVRSQPALFGDMLRLRIGLIMQVMATELARSLHCSGEEASESLMNLSPSDMKNLLHHILSGKEFGVERSMRPMQSSATSPSVSIHELGHTGATKTERTGIRKLKREIKQMSNSGYSISSNVTSPRSTRCSSPSTPSGILSPVGPGGSDSHLQWEERQGQWLRRRRLDGAINRVPMGFYQKVWKILQKCHGLSIDGYVLPSSTTREMTEGEIKFAVHVESVLNHVPQPEYRQLLVEAVMVLTLVADMDVDNIGGIILIDRIVHMANDLFLQDQRTHGANEYFLEKDPATGICHFFYDSAPSGSYGTMTYLSKAVVTYLQDFLPQSTCLMQ